In Coriobacteriia bacterium, one DNA window encodes the following:
- a CDS encoding nucleotidyl transferase AbiEii/AbiGii toxin family protein, with protein sequence MGPLHEESLSPATRETLARLGEQRELAGFYLAGGTGLALQLGHRLSDDLDLFTERPWSWEPVAPALTACGTVVIDRAEPGTFVGSVAGVRVSLFHYPYMLLEELARGRFAVPVAGLLDIGCMKLVAVAQRGSRKDFIDLYHLGRTGLTIRELLAALPRKMPAVEVNPVHVLRSLAYFEEAEAEPDPVMLADHDWKTVREYCLRQADSLLEEIVG encoded by the coding sequence GTGGGACCGCTGCATGAGGAGTCGCTGTCACCTGCCACGCGGGAGACGCTTGCGCGCCTAGGCGAGCAGCGGGAACTCGCGGGCTTCTACCTGGCAGGCGGCACGGGTCTCGCGCTGCAGCTCGGCCATCGCCTGTCCGACGACCTCGACCTGTTCACCGAGCGCCCGTGGTCCTGGGAGCCGGTCGCGCCGGCGCTGACCGCTTGCGGCACCGTCGTGATCGACCGCGCAGAGCCCGGGACGTTCGTCGGTTCGGTCGCGGGCGTGCGCGTGAGCCTCTTCCACTATCCGTACATGCTGCTCGAAGAGCTAGCGCGGGGCCGGTTCGCCGTGCCGGTCGCCGGCCTTCTCGACATCGGTTGCATGAAGCTCGTCGCCGTCGCCCAGCGCGGCAGCCGCAAGGACTTCATCGACCTCTACCACCTAGGACGGACGGGTCTCACGATCCGGGAACTCCTGGCCGCGCTGCCCCGCAAGATGCCTGCCGTCGAGGTCAACCCCGTGCACGTGCTGCGCAGCCTCGCGTATTTCGAGGAAGCAGAGGCCGAGCCCGATCCGGTGATGCTCGCCGACCACGACTGGAAGACGGTCCGGGAGTACTGCCTGCGACAGGCCGACTCGTTGCTCGAGGAGATCGTGGGTTGA
- a CDS encoding GtrA family protein: MPTERPNGIAAQMGRYLLVAVVAAATDTATLWALDRLLGVHYTLAAAAGFIVGLIVNFGLARSLVFGPTRLPVAGEFSAYAVIGVVGLGLTELVLWVTHGLAGMDLLAGKAFALGIVFFWNFFARRQLVYGRADTEGAGA; this comes from the coding sequence ATGCCCACCGAACGACCGAACGGGATCGCCGCTCAGATGGGGCGCTATCTTCTCGTCGCCGTGGTCGCCGCGGCGACCGACACCGCCACCCTATGGGCGCTCGACAGGCTCCTAGGGGTGCACTACACCCTCGCCGCGGCCGCCGGGTTCATCGTCGGGCTCATCGTCAACTTCGGCCTGGCGAGATCGCTCGTCTTCGGACCGACGCGACTACCGGTAGCCGGCGAGTTCTCCGCGTACGCCGTCATCGGCGTCGTCGGGCTCGGCCTGACCGAACTGGTCCTCTGGGTGACGCACGGCCTCGCAGGCATGGACCTCCTCGCCGGTAAGGCGTTCGCCCTCGGGATAGTCTTCTTCTGGAACTTCTTCGCCCGGCGTCAGCTCGTCTACGGCCGGGCCGACACGGAAGGGGCCGGCGCGTGA
- a CDS encoding NAD(P)/FAD-dependent oxidoreductase, which produces MTEDAKRVVIIGGGPAGLTAAYELSRNGADVTVLEASGQVGGISRTVDFEGYRFDLGGHRFFSKSEEVERLWDEFMAPERLLVRNRLSRIYYGGKFYFYPLKIGNALSNMGIVASGLVLASYAWAHVNPRRPETSFEDWVSNRFGRRLYEMFFKSYTEKVWGIPCTRLSAEWAAQRIKGLSLTGVLLNALKGGRGNTVKTLIEQFRYPPLGPGQLWEACATKCVAAGVDLRIGERVTRIARAADGRVSGVVTTDASGAVKRHIADDVLSSMPIRDLFASIEGAPEELRDRAKNVKYRGFIVVAVVFDEPDLFPDNWVYIHAGEVKVGRVQNFKNWSPHLVPDPGTTCLGMEYFADPGDDLWTSPDAALIALAEREVREIGLVKAGTALKGAVVRVPDAYPVYETEHDAFFAPLREWLDTVPGLACIGRAGQHRYNNMDHSMMTGLLAARNVLDGGHRDVWSVNTDAEYHEEQR; this is translated from the coding sequence GTGACCGAAGACGCGAAGCGCGTGGTCATCATCGGAGGCGGGCCGGCCGGGCTCACCGCGGCGTACGAGCTCTCCCGCAACGGGGCCGACGTGACCGTACTCGAGGCCTCCGGACAGGTGGGCGGCATCTCGCGCACCGTGGACTTCGAGGGGTACCGCTTCGACCTCGGCGGACACAGGTTCTTCAGCAAGTCCGAAGAGGTCGAGCGGCTTTGGGACGAGTTCATGGCCCCCGAGCGACTGCTCGTGCGGAACCGCCTCTCGCGCATCTACTACGGCGGCAAGTTCTACTTCTACCCGCTGAAGATCGGCAACGCTCTGAGCAACATGGGGATCGTCGCCTCCGGGCTCGTCCTCGCGAGCTACGCATGGGCGCACGTGAATCCCCGCCGTCCGGAGACCAGCTTCGAGGACTGGGTCTCGAACCGATTCGGACGACGCCTCTACGAGATGTTCTTCAAGAGCTACACGGAGAAGGTCTGGGGCATCCCGTGCACCCGCCTGAGCGCCGAGTGGGCCGCCCAGCGCATCAAGGGCCTCTCGCTCACCGGCGTGCTGCTCAACGCGCTCAAGGGCGGGCGCGGCAACACGGTGAAGACGCTGATCGAGCAGTTCCGCTATCCCCCGCTCGGTCCCGGCCAGTTGTGGGAGGCATGCGCCACGAAGTGTGTCGCGGCCGGCGTGGACCTCCGCATCGGCGAACGCGTCACGAGGATAGCGCGCGCCGCCGACGGCCGCGTCAGTGGAGTCGTGACCACCGACGCGTCCGGCGCCGTGAAGCGGCATATCGCGGACGACGTGCTGAGCAGCATGCCCATCCGCGACCTGTTCGCATCCATCGAAGGGGCGCCCGAGGAACTGCGCGATCGCGCGAAGAACGTCAAGTACCGCGGCTTCATCGTGGTCGCGGTCGTCTTCGACGAGCCCGACCTCTTCCCCGACAACTGGGTCTACATCCACGCCGGCGAGGTGAAGGTCGGTCGGGTGCAGAACTTCAAGAACTGGAGTCCGCACCTCGTCCCCGATCCCGGCACGACATGTCTGGGCATGGAGTACTTCGCGGATCCCGGCGACGACCTCTGGACTTCGCCCGACGCCGCGCTCATCGCGCTCGCCGAGCGCGAGGTCCGCGAGATCGGGCTCGTGAAAGCGGGTACGGCGCTCAAGGGCGCCGTGGTCCGCGTGCCGGACGCCTACCCCGTGTACGAGACCGAGCACGATGCCTTCTTCGCCCCGCTGCGCGAATGGCTCGACACGGTCCCCGGCCTCGCATGCATCGGGCGCGCCGGTCAGCACCGCTACAACAACATGGACCACTCGATGATGACGGGACTCCTCGCCGCGAGGAACGTCCTCGACGGCGGACATCGCGACGTCTGGTCGGTCAACACGGATGCCGAATACCACGAGGAGCAGCGATGA
- a CDS encoding putative toxin-antitoxin system toxin component, PIN family, giving the protein MVRRVVIDTCVFVSALRSSRGASHRLSMLIGGTEFEIALSVPLVLEYESAAKRMASETGLSSGDVDDILDYLCSVAHLQEIHFLWRPVLKDPGDDHVLELAVEAECDVIITHNTRDFVGCEDFGVKAMTPGEFLREIGGAP; this is encoded by the coding sequence ATGGTCAGAAGAGTCGTCATCGACACCTGTGTGTTCGTCTCGGCGCTACGTTCGTCCCGAGGCGCTTCGCATCGCCTCTCGATGTTGATCGGCGGGACGGAGTTCGAGATCGCCCTGTCAGTTCCGCTCGTCCTCGAGTACGAGAGCGCAGCGAAACGCATGGCATCCGAGACCGGGCTGTCGAGCGGGGACGTCGACGACATCCTCGACTACCTGTGCAGTGTGGCTCACCTGCAAGAGATCCATTTCTTGTGGCGCCCGGTCCTGAAGGATCCAGGAGACGACCACGTGCTCGAACTCGCGGTCGAAGCGGAATGCGACGTCATCATCACCCACAACACCCGGGATTTCGTCGGTTGCGAGGACTTCGGAGTCAAGGCGATGACACCCGGAGAGTTCCTGCGAGAGATAGGTGGTGCCCCGTGA
- a CDS encoding DUF420 domain-containing protein → MTGFLGTRATLLSDVSLILETIIVGMIVVGWWYGRKHRGWSHHWLMLVTVVVDVGFLVVYMLRRVLEPTVLFPKHDTFFFAVYLPVVMVHSIISSVAFVLGIVLTVKGIRQGTSGKGRRTYGLSKEYAPKHARSGVWAVWSYLASGLSGIAVYYMLYMM, encoded by the coding sequence ATGACGGGGTTCCTCGGCACTAGGGCGACGCTGCTCTCCGACGTGAGTCTCATCCTCGAGACGATCATCGTCGGGATGATCGTCGTCGGGTGGTGGTACGGCCGCAAGCATCGCGGCTGGAGCCATCACTGGCTGATGCTCGTCACCGTCGTTGTCGACGTCGGCTTCCTCGTCGTCTATATGCTGCGTAGGGTACTCGAGCCGACCGTCCTCTTCCCGAAGCACGACACCTTCTTCTTCGCCGTCTACCTGCCGGTCGTCATGGTGCACTCGATCATCTCGTCCGTGGCGTTCGTCCTCGGGATCGTGCTGACCGTGAAGGGCATCCGCCAGGGCACGAGCGGCAAGGGGCGCAGGACCTACGGCCTCTCGAAGGAGTACGCGCCGAAGCATGCCCGATCGGGCGTCTGGGCGGTGTGGTCCTACCTCGCCTCGGGCCTGTCGGGCATAGCGGTCTACTACATGCTCTACATGATGTGA
- a CDS encoding PAS domain S-box protein codes for MGIEQRPPWSDGALMGRIVDASFIGIWIVDRDDRVIYWSPRMAVITGVPVERAVGTHPLRDMLPSSIEGEGRFADVYLRARQSLQPQQLRSVGMGFRDGKRVHCSGEIIPLVDDQGEYFGTAGTVIDVSREAEARRELVESEERFRTVFQNASDGVLVHGVDDSGQPTHFVEVNDAACEMFGYERRELLALGPMDVDVRSKMGEPPVSDVTRSQEVLLMCTLGLRKDGSTFPLELHSRRLSLDGRPHVITVARDLSCAVRVAELERTGDAAERFMSSVSHELRTPLNSIIGFTGVLLQGLAGEVNDEQQRQLGFVYGAAQRLRMLVEDVLALSRMEPGRVDEPIEVFPLSEIVAEAVVFGRRWTDEHGLRFVVSEDSGDARLCGNRARVLQAVLDLLDNAVKFTSSGTVTLLSSHDAETATLAVEDTGIGLVPDDLVRILAGFYQVGPERGGKTPGIGLGLVLCDRVARGMGGRLAAESRPGEGSSFSLVLPLAREGDGCPASGPGG; via the coding sequence GTGGGGATCGAACAACGACCGCCGTGGTCCGACGGCGCGCTCATGGGGCGCATCGTCGACGCGAGCTTCATCGGCATCTGGATCGTCGACCGCGACGATCGCGTGATCTATTGGAGCCCTCGCATGGCCGTCATCACGGGCGTTCCCGTCGAGCGCGCAGTCGGCACGCATCCCCTTCGGGACATGCTCCCGTCGAGCATCGAGGGCGAAGGCCGCTTCGCCGACGTCTACCTGCGCGCCCGCCAGTCGCTCCAGCCGCAGCAGCTCCGTTCCGTGGGCATGGGTTTTCGCGACGGCAAGCGGGTCCACTGCTCCGGCGAGATCATCCCGCTCGTGGACGATCAGGGCGAGTACTTCGGCACGGCCGGGACTGTCATCGACGTCTCGCGGGAGGCGGAGGCTCGCCGCGAACTCGTCGAGAGCGAGGAGCGGTTCCGCACCGTCTTCCAGAACGCGAGCGACGGCGTCCTCGTCCACGGCGTCGACGACTCCGGGCAGCCGACGCACTTCGTCGAAGTCAACGATGCCGCGTGCGAGATGTTCGGCTACGAGCGCCGGGAACTGCTCGCGCTCGGTCCCATGGACGTGGACGTTCGCTCGAAGATGGGGGAGCCCCCCGTGTCGGACGTCACCCGCTCGCAAGAGGTGCTGCTCATGTGCACCCTGGGTCTGCGCAAGGACGGTTCGACGTTCCCGCTCGAGCTGCACTCCAGGCGGCTGTCGCTCGACGGGCGTCCGCACGTGATCACCGTCGCCCGCGACCTGAGTTGCGCGGTCAGGGTCGCGGAGCTCGAGCGCACGGGCGACGCGGCCGAGAGGTTCATGTCGAGCGTCAGCCACGAGCTGCGCACGCCCCTGAACTCCATCATCGGGTTCACCGGCGTCCTTCTCCAGGGACTGGCGGGTGAGGTCAACGACGAGCAGCAACGCCAGCTGGGCTTCGTATACGGCGCCGCGCAGCGCCTCCGGATGCTCGTCGAGGACGTGCTCGCGCTCTCCCGCATGGAGCCCGGACGCGTCGACGAGCCCATCGAGGTGTTCCCGCTCTCCGAGATCGTCGCCGAGGCCGTGGTCTTCGGCCGGCGTTGGACGGACGAGCACGGGCTCCGGTTCGTGGTCAGCGAGGACTCCGGCGACGCGCGTCTGTGCGGCAACCGCGCGCGCGTGCTCCAGGCCGTCCTCGACCTGCTCGACAACGCGGTGAAGTTCACATCGAGCGGTACGGTGACCCTTCTCTCGTCGCACGATGCCGAGACGGCCACTCTCGCGGTCGAAGACACGGGCATCGGTCTCGTGCCCGACGATCTCGTCCGCATCCTCGCCGGGTTCTACCAGGTCGGACCGGAGCGCGGAGGCAAGACGCCGGGCATCGGCCTCGGTCTCGTCCTCTGCGACCGCGTCGCGCGCGGGATGGGAGGGCGGCTCGCCGCCGAGAGCCGACCGGGAGAGGGCTCGAGTTTCTCGCTCGTGCTGCCGCTCGCGCGAGAAGGGGACGGTTGCCCGGCCTCAGGCCCCGGGGGATGA
- a CDS encoding mobile mystery protein A — MATREGARRAREVLDRRLVPMGPPSLYAPPRLGWIRALRDALGMSAADLAARMSISGASVRSLEEKEKTGGIRLSSLRRAAEAMDCTLVYAFIPNTSLEETVQRQARTVLDQQMGRVHQTMALEAQEGEVLPSSLEAQLQAVMDSGRLWSRGGAKK; from the coding sequence ATGGCTACACGTGAAGGTGCCCGAAGGGCCCGTGAAGTACTCGATCGACGCCTCGTCCCGATGGGGCCGCCGTCGCTATATGCCCCGCCTCGGCTCGGGTGGATCCGCGCCTTGAGAGATGCGCTCGGTATGTCTGCCGCGGATCTGGCGGCTCGCATGAGCATCAGCGGCGCTTCCGTCCGCTCCCTCGAGGAGAAGGAGAAGACGGGCGGCATCCGCTTGTCTTCGCTTCGTCGCGCCGCCGAGGCGATGGACTGCACGCTGGTGTACGCCTTCATCCCCAACACCAGTCTCGAGGAGACCGTTCAACGTCAGGCGCGAACGGTTCTCGACCAACAGATGGGCCGGGTCCACCAGACGATGGCCCTAGAGGCACAAGAAGGCGAGGTGCTGCCCTCCTCGCTCGAAGCGCAACTCCAGGCGGTCATGGATTCGGGGCGACTCTGGTCGCGAGGAGGCGCGAAGAAGTGA
- a CDS encoding mobile mystery protein B, producing the protein MSTSGLFDEPEGATPVDPGDAEGLIPTWVATRADLNIAEQENIAKAIAWASSKNGPGGLASLMTDESMRNLHRRMFGDVWRWAGSYRQHDTNMGAHWPYIPTQVRDLLADVLVQTADPERLPWSPDELAVRFHHRLVAIHPFPNGNGRHSRLAADLLVAALGRPVFTWGAQDLSEKGAARSAYLEALRRADQHADFEPLVMFARS; encoded by the coding sequence GTGAGCACGTCCGGTCTGTTCGACGAGCCGGAAGGCGCCACCCCGGTCGACCCCGGGGACGCCGAAGGGCTGATCCCGACATGGGTGGCGACGCGGGCCGACCTGAACATCGCCGAGCAGGAGAACATTGCGAAGGCGATCGCATGGGCTTCATCGAAGAACGGCCCGGGCGGTCTCGCCTCGCTGATGACCGACGAGTCGATGCGGAACCTCCACAGGCGCATGTTCGGTGACGTCTGGAGGTGGGCGGGTAGCTACAGGCAGCACGATACGAACATGGGCGCCCATTGGCCGTACATCCCGACCCAGGTTCGTGACTTGCTGGCCGACGTGCTCGTTCAGACGGCGGACCCTGAGAGGCTGCCTTGGTCTCCGGACGAGCTGGCGGTCCGCTTCCATCACCGCCTTGTGGCGATCCATCCGTTCCCGAATGGGAACGGCCGGCATTCCCGGCTGGCGGCCGATCTCCTGGTTGCGGCTCTTGGGCGGCCGGTGTTCACGTGGGGAGCTCAGGATCTGAGCGAGAAAGGCGCCGCACGCAGCGCGTACCTGGAGGCTTTGCGGCGAGCAGACCAGCACGCCGACTTCGAGCCTCTGGTCATGTTCGCTCGCTCCTAG
- a CDS encoding ATP-binding protein: MKLWAKFALGGALAVALTGVLLAYGTVRVATDQLRAALRSRGVATAAQLTLSVADDVIADNSVRVHDVIKAFRAEDPDVEYVYVIGLDGEVVAHTFSGGFPLGLVDANVVPVARRDGARELSLGDRPVVDVGRRLLAGTQAEVHVGMGMRSEVAAARVVILQAVALTIAAVLAEILFVVWLSRFVTHPLDRLTEAADRFGAKGGFERLPVEGRDEVAVLTEAFNVMAGRLQESLASVQQALAELEDERSHLEELVDDRTVELQARNAELSEATEAKGRFLANVSHELRTPLNSILGFSGLMLEGMAGEINAEQRKQLTMVNNSGKHLLELIDDILDLSRIEASRMKVSVAPVDIGEVCTQVVGSMRPLADARGLYLRTEGCADQGPLSTDQTKLRQILYNLVGNALKFTVSGGVTLTVEREGPEMVFRVADTGIGIAAGEIEHVFEEFHQVHSRVAGKPAGTGLGLTVSARLAELLGGSIAVESEIGRGSTFTVRLPDMAADEGSVR, encoded by the coding sequence GTGAAGCTGTGGGCGAAGTTCGCCCTTGGGGGCGCGTTGGCTGTCGCCTTGACGGGAGTCCTCCTAGCCTACGGTACGGTGCGGGTGGCGACCGACCAGCTGCGTGCAGCTCTCAGATCTCGCGGAGTCGCGACCGCCGCGCAACTGACACTCTCGGTCGCCGATGACGTGATCGCCGACAACTCGGTGCGCGTCCACGACGTCATCAAGGCGTTCCGGGCCGAGGACCCGGATGTGGAGTACGTCTACGTCATCGGGCTGGACGGAGAGGTCGTCGCACATACCTTTTCCGGCGGATTCCCCCTCGGACTCGTCGACGCGAACGTGGTTCCCGTTGCGCGTCGGGACGGGGCGCGTGAGCTGAGCCTCGGCGACCGGCCCGTCGTCGACGTCGGACGGCGGCTGCTCGCGGGCACGCAGGCCGAGGTCCACGTCGGTATGGGGATGCGTTCCGAGGTCGCGGCCGCGCGCGTGGTGATACTCCAGGCGGTGGCGCTGACCATCGCGGCCGTGCTCGCCGAGATCCTCTTCGTCGTCTGGCTCTCTCGTTTCGTGACGCACCCGCTCGATCGCCTCACCGAGGCTGCCGATCGGTTCGGCGCCAAGGGCGGGTTCGAGCGCCTTCCAGTGGAAGGCCGGGACGAGGTCGCCGTGCTCACCGAGGCCTTCAACGTGATGGCGGGCCGACTGCAGGAGAGTCTCGCGAGCGTGCAGCAGGCGCTGGCCGAGCTGGAGGACGAGCGCTCGCACCTCGAGGAACTCGTCGACGATCGCACGGTCGAGCTCCAGGCACGCAATGCGGAACTGAGCGAGGCGACGGAGGCGAAAGGACGCTTCCTCGCCAACGTCAGTCACGAGTTGCGAACTCCGCTCAACTCGATCCTGGGCTTCTCGGGGCTGATGCTCGAGGGAATGGCGGGCGAGATCAACGCCGAGCAGCGCAAGCAGCTCACGATGGTGAACAACTCCGGTAAGCACCTGCTCGAGCTGATCGACGACATCCTCGACCTCTCACGCATCGAGGCGAGTCGCATGAAGGTCTCGGTCGCGCCCGTGGACATCGGCGAGGTCTGCACCCAGGTGGTGGGATCGATGCGCCCGCTCGCCGATGCGCGTGGGCTCTACCTGCGCACCGAGGGTTGCGCGGACCAGGGACCCCTCTCGACCGACCAGACGAAGCTGCGCCAGATCCTCTACAACCTCGTGGGCAACGCCCTCAAGTTCACAGTATCGGGCGGCGTCACCCTGACGGTCGAGCGAGAGGGCCCGGAGATGGTCTTCCGCGTCGCGGACACCGGCATCGGCATCGCCGCCGGCGAGATCGAGCATGTCTTCGAGGAGTTCCACCAGGTACACTCCCGGGTGGCGGGCAAGCCCGCGGGCACCGGTCTCGGTCTCACGGTCTCGGCGCGCCTCGCCGAACTGCTCGGCGGCAGCATCGCGGTCGAGAGCGAGATCGGGCGCGGCTCCACGTTCACGGTCCGTCTTCCGGACATGGCCGCAGACGAAGGGAGTGTTCGATGA
- the phnD gene encoding phosphate/phosphite/phosphonate ABC transporter substrate-binding protein encodes MRWSLPHRLVTVALVASFAAGAICGCAGTPRLRVDLERRAVGAVKARRAGAPATIKVGFDPRLDPYEEARIYAPFLAYLHRATGREFELRFTKKSESIVDNLGRGVVDVAFVGAVSFVRAQDRYGARCLARGINAVGEDNYRAAIVVRPDSPVRELADLMGRSFAFGAESSTQGHLIPEIMLLDAGVRDSDLGDWEFTGSHQACAEAVSSGRYDAGGLQDTLAGDLAKEGLLRIVAFSGEYPTSGLAVRAGFPTATAEAIQRALVAFRPAGRDRAGLYHWERTEMPRGFVAAGPRDYDVVETALRRLDMLGDEEPLP; translated from the coding sequence GTGAGGTGGTCCCTGCCGCATCGGCTCGTGACGGTGGCGCTAGTCGCGTCATTCGCGGCCGGTGCGATCTGCGGCTGCGCGGGCACGCCGCGGCTCCGGGTGGACCTCGAACGACGTGCCGTCGGCGCCGTCAAGGCGCGTCGCGCGGGCGCGCCGGCCACCATCAAGGTCGGCTTCGATCCTCGGCTCGATCCCTACGAAGAGGCGCGCATCTATGCGCCTTTCCTGGCGTATCTCCATCGCGCTACCGGGCGCGAGTTCGAGCTCCGCTTCACCAAGAAGAGCGAGAGCATCGTCGACAACCTCGGCCGCGGCGTCGTCGACGTCGCGTTCGTCGGGGCGGTGAGCTTCGTCCGTGCGCAGGACCGGTACGGCGCACGGTGTCTGGCGCGCGGGATCAACGCGGTGGGCGAGGACAACTACCGGGCGGCGATCGTGGTGCGCCCGGACAGCCCGGTGCGCGAGCTGGCGGATCTGATGGGACGTTCGTTCGCCTTCGGCGCCGAGTCTTCGACCCAGGGACACCTCATCCCGGAGATCATGCTGCTCGACGCCGGCGTGCGCGATTCGGATCTGGGCGATTGGGAGTTCACCGGCTCGCACCAGGCGTGCGCCGAGGCCGTCTCGTCGGGCCGCTACGACGCCGGCGGCCTGCAGGACACGCTCGCCGGCGACCTGGCGAAGGAGGGCCTGCTGCGCATCGTCGCGTTCTCCGGGGAGTACCCGACGAGCGGACTGGCGGTGCGCGCGGGCTTCCCGACCGCGACGGCCGAGGCGATCCAGCGGGCCCTCGTCGCGTTCCGTCCGGCGGGGCGCGACAGAGCGGGTCTCTACCACTGGGAGAGGACCGAGATGCCCCGGGGGTTCGTCGCCGCCGGACCGCGTGACTACGATGTGGTCGAGACCGCATTGCGCCGTCTCGATATGTTGGGGGACGAGGAGCCGCTGCCGTGA
- a CDS encoding DUF4143 domain-containing protein, translated as MLCQSIGIDAARLIAEPNLFGPILEDFVATELFKLLETSAVRADVLHFRTGDREVDIVLEDRRGRIVGIEVKASDSPGREDFRGIEAMRDMLGERFHRGMLLHTGTAAVPAGDRLWSVPVDALWRVG; from the coding sequence CTGCTCTGCCAGTCGATCGGCATCGACGCCGCACGGCTGATCGCCGAGCCGAACCTCTTCGGCCCGATACTCGAGGACTTCGTCGCCACCGAGCTGTTCAAGCTGCTGGAGACGAGCGCCGTGCGGGCCGACGTGCTCCACTTCCGCACCGGCGACCGCGAGGTGGACATCGTCCTCGAAGACCGCCGCGGTCGCATCGTGGGCATCGAAGTGAAGGCCTCGGACAGCCCCGGACGGGAGGACTTCCGGGGCATCGAGGCGATGCGGGACATGCTCGGCGAGCGCTTCCACCGGGGCATGCTGCTGCACACGGGGACGGCGGCGGTGCCGGCGGGCGACCGGCTGTGGTCAGTGCCGGTGGACGCGCTGTGGAGGGTGGGGTAA
- a CDS encoding helix-turn-helix domain-containing protein, translating into MCPTVTVKETARLLRVTPRTVRDWIASGRLGATRVSERVTLVPLSEVERLAGGLARPDLSSVIWDVDLSALDEERNAGFIIRRVLEAGRPAQVAWLFRRYGEDRLAQFAAHDRALPHRVAAAWSELLGRRRGTAA; encoded by the coding sequence ATGTGCCCCACGGTGACGGTCAAGGAGACGGCACGCCTGTTGCGGGTCACTCCGCGGACCGTGCGCGACTGGATCGCGTCCGGGCGCCTCGGGGCGACCAGGGTCTCCGAGCGCGTCACGCTAGTCCCGCTCTCGGAGGTCGAGCGCCTCGCCGGCGGTCTGGCGCGGCCCGACCTCTCCTCCGTCATCTGGGACGTCGACCTGTCCGCGCTCGACGAGGAGCGCAACGCCGGATTCATCATCCGGCGCGTCCTGGAGGCGGGCCGGCCGGCGCAGGTCGCCTGGCTCTTCCGCCGTTACGGCGAGGATCGGCTCGCACAGTTCGCCGCCCACGACCGCGCGCTCCCGCATCGCGTCGCCGCGGCCTGGTCCGAACTGCTCGGGAGGCGCCGTGGGACCGCTGCATGA
- a CDS encoding very short patch repair endonuclease — MPLLPPNPQASSSTVRRTMQANRGKNTGPEMRLRRLLREAGYPGYRLHWKKAPGRPDIAYPGRKVAIFVNGCYWHRCPYCGPSAPKSNAEFWEAKFVANEARDARQVADLEAEGWTVVTVWECELRRKPDQVIDELIALL, encoded by the coding sequence ATGCCGCTGCTGCCACCAAACCCACAGGCCTCGTCATCCACCGTTCGCCGCACGATGCAGGCGAACCGCGGCAAGAACACGGGCCCGGAGATGCGGCTGCGCCGCCTGCTGCGCGAAGCTGGCTACCCCGGGTATCGGCTGCACTGGAAGAAGGCGCCCGGTCGGCCGGACATCGCGTACCCAGGGCGAAAGGTGGCCATCTTCGTGAACGGCTGCTACTGGCACCGATGCCCGTACTGTGGCCCGTCGGCGCCGAAGTCCAACGCCGAGTTCTGGGAGGCGAAGTTCGTCGCGAACGAAGCACGCGACGCTCGGCAGGTCGCAGATCTCGAGGCGGAGGGATGGACGGTCGTCACCGTCTGGGAGTGCGAACTGAGACGTAAGCCCGACCAAGTGATTGACGAGCTAATCGCCCTGCTCTGA
- a CDS encoding DUF6290 family protein: protein MSTISLRLPESLHKKVRELAKSEDVSINQLITTALAEKMSALMTVDYLQELAARGDRAKFERAMSKVRDTGPDEKDV from the coding sequence GTGAGCACGATCAGCCTGCGTCTGCCGGAGTCGCTACACAAGAAGGTACGCGAGCTCGCGAAGTCCGAAGACGTCTCAATCAACCAACTCATCACCACGGCGCTCGCCGAGAAGATGTCGGCGCTGATGACCGTGGACTACCTGCAGGAGCTAGCCGCCCGCGGCGACCGCGCCAAGTTCGAGCGCGCGATGTCCAAGGTCCGAGACACCGGCCCCGATGAGAAGGACGTCTGA